From Bradyrhizobium sp. NDS-1, the proteins below share one genomic window:
- a CDS encoding NADH:ubiquinone oxidoreductase subunit NDUFA12, with product MKQFFLKFFTWWNGQTFGTQLWTKRYGELVGQDEQGNLYYRTRGGTVDPTLGFERRWVVYNGYAEASRIPPSWHGWMHHVVDLPPTEANYQPREWEKPHQPNLTGTAKAYRPSGSTLASGKRPKATGDYQPWTPG from the coding sequence ATGAAACAATTCTTCCTCAAGTTCTTCACCTGGTGGAATGGCCAGACTTTTGGCACCCAACTCTGGACCAAGCGGTACGGAGAGCTGGTCGGCCAGGACGAGCAGGGCAATCTCTACTATCGCACCCGCGGCGGGACGGTCGATCCGACCCTCGGCTTCGAGCGGCGCTGGGTGGTCTATAACGGCTATGCCGAAGCGAGCCGGATCCCGCCGTCCTGGCACGGCTGGATGCATCATGTCGTCGATTTGCCGCCGACCGAGGCCAACTATCAGCCGCGCGAGTGGGAAAAGCCGCACCAGCCCAATCTCACCGGCACGGCAAAGGCCTATCGTCCCTCGGGATCGACCCTTGCCAGCGGCAAGCGGCCGAAGGCGACCGGCGACTATCAGCCCTGGACGCCTGGCTAG
- a CDS encoding BA14K family protein: MNSLKVLSAAAALALVLPMTSPSFAQGPGGGGRGGGGGGGGAAIGGGAAIGGGGGGGGAIGGGGGRMGGGAAFSGGGARMGGGPAIHGGGGNFAAGPARPSGGTSFTGGVSRNFAAANSGTWQGSGNWSGGGRHHHHHYRRGGFWPGFAAGAAIGGLGSYAYYGSSYYDDPYYYGGYYDEPTVAVVPGGGDDAAYCAQRYKSYDPASGTYLGYDGRRHPCP; the protein is encoded by the coding sequence ATGAACAGTCTGAAAGTTTTGAGTGCCGCAGCAGCGCTAGCGCTCGTTCTGCCCATGACCTCGCCGAGCTTTGCACAGGGACCCGGCGGCGGCGGCCGTGGAGGCGGAGGCGGTGGCGGTGGCGCGGCCATCGGCGGTGGCGCTGCCATTGGCGGCGGCGGCGGTGGCGGCGGTGCCATCGGCGGCGGTGGCGGGCGCATGGGCGGCGGCGCTGCCTTCAGTGGCGGCGGAGCACGGATGGGCGGCGGCCCCGCGATCCACGGAGGTGGCGGCAACTTCGCGGCCGGCCCGGCACGCCCGAGCGGCGGCACGTCCTTCACCGGCGGTGTCAGCCGTAACTTTGCAGCAGCCAACAGCGGCACCTGGCAAGGCAGCGGCAATTGGAGCGGCGGAGGCAGGCATCATCATCACCATTATCGTCGTGGCGGCTTCTGGCCCGGCTTCGCGGCGGGCGCCGCGATCGGCGGCCTCGGCTCGTACGCCTATTACGGCAGCAGCTATTACGATGACCCCTACTACTATGGCGGCTACTATGACGAGCCGACCGTGGCGGTGGTCCCGGGTGGTGGCGACGATGCAGCTTATTGCGCCCAGCGCTATAAATCCTATGACCCGGCTTCAGGGACCTATCTCGGTTACGACGGACGGCGGCATCCCTGTCCGTAA
- a CDS encoding helix-turn-helix transcriptional regulator has protein sequence MVNFSNDGIEKLLDLIYDAAAENDLWPHALTAIADLTHSEGGILFGQSVTAQRVYFDFNGRLNEACNRAYQDRHMNNPWSQYMETQPVGRLVQSDQAIPLSKLQATAFYDEVLRPQEIGYNGMIALAARDDFRAAFNMCRSERRGPLDPDEVRLLERLSPHLRRSVTLGFRIDGYLAMQHAAFDVLDRLADGVVVLDHKARVLFSNASARRMSEEGSLRLHQSIATRWPVHSQRLNELVRAALRGAAGGTMSLPRNQDGRLLTVLVTAIRGKDLGRLSDAGVKDAAVLLFVVDAANRRSIPLGRIMDAYGLTHAEARVALASSSGSTTIETARALGLSQNTIKTHLRRVFAKTTTRRQAQLASLMASIGSVRIGDVDWEQ, from the coding sequence ATGGTGAACTTCTCCAACGACGGGATCGAAAAGCTCCTCGACCTGATCTACGACGCCGCGGCCGAAAACGATCTGTGGCCCCATGCGCTCACGGCCATCGCCGATCTCACGCATAGCGAGGGCGGCATCCTGTTCGGTCAATCGGTCACCGCGCAGCGCGTTTATTTCGATTTCAACGGCCGCCTGAATGAGGCGTGCAATCGCGCCTATCAGGACCGGCACATGAATAATCCATGGTCGCAATATATGGAGACGCAGCCGGTAGGGCGGCTGGTGCAGTCCGATCAAGCGATCCCGCTCTCAAAGCTTCAGGCGACCGCATTCTACGACGAAGTGCTGCGGCCTCAGGAGATCGGGTATAACGGAATGATTGCGCTGGCGGCGCGCGACGATTTTCGTGCCGCCTTCAACATGTGTCGAAGCGAGCGGCGCGGGCCGCTCGATCCCGATGAGGTGCGGCTGCTGGAGCGGCTGTCGCCGCATCTGCGCCGGTCGGTGACGCTCGGATTTCGGATCGACGGCTATCTGGCCATGCAGCATGCAGCATTCGATGTCCTCGACCGGCTTGCCGACGGTGTCGTGGTGCTGGACCACAAGGCACGCGTGTTGTTCTCCAATGCCTCTGCAAGACGGATGTCGGAGGAAGGGTCGTTGCGACTGCATCAGTCGATCGCGACCCGTTGGCCTGTGCATTCGCAGCGGCTCAACGAATTGGTGCGCGCGGCGCTGCGGGGGGCCGCCGGCGGCACGATGAGCCTGCCACGCAACCAGGACGGCCGGCTCCTGACCGTCCTGGTCACCGCGATCCGCGGCAAGGATCTTGGACGACTATCCGATGCGGGCGTGAAGGACGCGGCGGTGCTGTTGTTCGTCGTCGATGCTGCCAACCGACGATCGATCCCGCTCGGACGGATCATGGACGCATATGGTCTGACCCACGCCGAGGCGCGAGTCGCGCTCGCGTCGTCGTCCGGCAGCACCACCATCGAGACCGCACGCGCGCTCGGGCTGTCGCAAAATACCATCAAGACGCATCTGCGCCGAGTTTTCGCCAAGACCACGACCAGACGCCAAGCCCAGCTCGCCAGCCTGATGGCATCGATCGGCAGCGTACGGATCGGGGATGTCGATTGGGAACAGTGA
- a CDS encoding autotransporter domain-containing protein has translation MAQARREISKPAMGHCGTRRERLLTRYFAGSLVLSAALLAGQSAQADCTPQAAGQSNLVATCTGTTLNQGGGAPGTSAGANGYGTGAENATVTVASGALVSGTAANARGIYLGQGTVINNSSATIAGDRSGIATTGSNPLTVTNSGTIQGSGFGIDGLGQTTVTNNAGATITGTAYGVSGTTLNLTNQGTITGTDASGAAGFFGSTITNSAGGSITGGAYGVRVNQAGLVTNYGTIAAVGSAVAAPQAGVGVGSNSTINNFAGATISSGSQAAVTVGSGSVIYNTGTIAGFVYGVQALGGGVSMHNAGSLSAVVFDGNTQAINAILFTGTGNTLTLAPGSNISGAAIGTGADTLELGGSGAATFDVSQINSTGQYRGFGTFNKVGDSTWSLTGTSSFAGPVNVDSGTLLVNGDISSASGVAVNSGGTLGGTGTVANVIVNGGTLAPGTSIGTLTVAGSLSLTAASTYLIDVSPSSSDRINATGGATLGGAAVQASFAAGSYVSRQYTILTAAGGVSGTFGALTTNLSPNFSTSLSYDANDVYLDLVLNFAIPGGLNANQHNVGNALTSFFNANGGIPAVYSMLTPAGLTQASGEAATGSQQATFNAMNQFMGVLTDPFITGRGETATSSATSSFAASDARRGASRPERDAYAVMFAKAPVAQVHDPRWRVWAAGFGGAQTTDGHAALGSNTSTSRLAGVAVGADYRFSADTVAGFALAGGGTSFSVENSGYGRSDLFQAGAFVRHRSGAAYVSAALAYGFQAITTDRIVTIAGLDRLHAEFNANAYSGRFEGGYRFATPWLGGLGLAPYAAAQFTTFDLPAYVESALAGTPVFALAYGSKSVTDSRSELGFRSDKSYALAGAMLTLRGRLAWAHDFNTDRAATATFQALPGASFVVNGAAQPRDSALTSASAEVRWTNGWSAAATFEGEFADAMRSYAGKGVVRYSW, from the coding sequence ATGGCACAGGCACGCCGCGAGATCTCGAAGCCCGCGATGGGCCATTGCGGCACCCGCCGGGAGCGCCTCCTTACGCGGTATTTCGCAGGTTCATTGGTCCTTTCGGCAGCACTGCTGGCAGGCCAGTCGGCACAGGCGGATTGCACGCCGCAGGCGGCAGGCCAATCGAACCTCGTCGCAACCTGCACCGGAACGACCCTCAATCAGGGCGGTGGCGCGCCGGGAACAAGCGCCGGCGCCAATGGCTACGGCACCGGTGCAGAGAACGCGACCGTCACGGTCGCAAGCGGCGCCTTGGTTTCCGGAACGGCCGCCAATGCGCGAGGTATCTATCTCGGCCAGGGAACCGTCATCAACAATAGCAGTGCGACCATCGCAGGCGATCGATCCGGAATCGCCACGACCGGCAGCAATCCGCTTACGGTCACCAATTCGGGCACCATTCAGGGCTCTGGTTTTGGTATCGACGGACTGGGACAGACCACAGTCACCAACAACGCTGGCGCGACGATCACCGGGACGGCGTACGGGGTTTCCGGCACGACGCTGAACCTCACGAACCAGGGGACCATCACCGGCACCGACGCGAGTGGCGCCGCCGGATTCTTCGGCAGCACGATCACGAATTCTGCGGGTGGTAGCATTACCGGAGGAGCCTATGGAGTACGGGTCAACCAGGCGGGCCTTGTCACCAACTATGGCACGATCGCCGCCGTCGGATCCGCCGTGGCAGCCCCTCAGGCCGGCGTCGGCGTAGGCTCTAATTCGACCATCAACAATTTCGCCGGCGCCACCATCTCCAGCGGAAGCCAGGCAGCAGTCACGGTCGGTTCCGGTAGCGTGATCTACAACACCGGGACGATCGCCGGCTTCGTCTACGGTGTTCAGGCTCTCGGCGGAGGCGTCTCGATGCACAACGCGGGCAGTCTCAGCGCCGTCGTATTCGATGGCAACACACAGGCCATCAACGCCATTCTCTTCACTGGAACCGGCAATACCCTGACGCTGGCGCCCGGATCGAACATCTCGGGCGCGGCAATCGGTACCGGAGCCGACACCCTCGAGCTCGGCGGCAGCGGCGCGGCGACTTTCGACGTCTCGCAGATCAATTCAACCGGGCAGTATCGCGGCTTCGGCACCTTCAACAAGGTCGGCGACTCCACCTGGAGCTTGACTGGCACCAGCAGCTTTGCCGGTCCGGTCAACGTGGACAGCGGCACATTGCTGGTCAACGGCGACATTTCGTCCGCGAGCGGCGTCGCGGTGAACTCGGGCGGTACACTCGGCGGCACCGGCACCGTCGCCAACGTCATCGTCAACGGCGGTACGCTCGCGCCCGGCACTTCGATTGGAACGCTGACGGTTGCCGGCAGCCTTTCTCTCACCGCGGCATCGACTTATCTCATCGACGTTTCCCCGTCTTCTTCAGACCGCATCAATGCCACCGGCGGCGCAACGCTCGGCGGGGCGGCAGTGCAGGCATCGTTCGCGGCAGGAAGCTACGTCTCGAGGCAATACACGATCCTCACCGCCGCAGGTGGCGTCAGCGGGACATTCGGCGCTCTCACCACCAACCTGTCGCCCAACTTCAGCACGAGCCTGAGCTACGATGCCAACGACGTCTATCTCGACCTGGTTCTCAACTTCGCCATTCCGGGTGGTCTCAATGCCAACCAGCACAACGTCGGCAACGCGCTGACGAGCTTCTTCAATGCCAATGGCGGCATTCCTGCGGTCTACAGCATGCTGACTCCGGCCGGCTTGACCCAGGCTTCGGGCGAGGCCGCCACCGGCAGCCAGCAGGCGACGTTCAACGCGATGAACCAGTTCATGGGCGTCCTCACCGATCCGTTCATCACCGGACGGGGCGAGACGGCGACGTCCTCGGCGACGTCGTCCTTCGCGGCCAGCGATGCGCGCCGTGGGGCATCCCGGCCCGAACGCGATGCCTATGCCGTGATGTTCGCGAAGGCGCCTGTCGCGCAGGTCCATGATCCCCGCTGGCGCGTGTGGGCGGCCGGCTTCGGCGGCGCGCAGACGACCGATGGACATGCGGCGCTCGGCAGCAACACATCGACCAGCCGCCTTGCGGGGGTCGCCGTCGGCGCCGACTACCGCTTTTCTGCGGACACGGTCGCCGGTTTCGCGCTCGCAGGCGGCGGCACGAGCTTCTCCGTCGAGAACAGCGGCTACGGTCGATCCGATCTGTTTCAGGCCGGCGCGTTCGTGCGCCACAGATCCGGTGCAGCCTACGTCTCGGCGGCGCTTGCCTACGGCTTTCAGGCCATCACCACGGACCGCATCGTGACGATCGCGGGCCTTGACCGGCTGCACGCCGAGTTCAATGCGAATGCCTATTCAGGCCGTTTCGAGGGCGGCTATCGCTTTGCGACGCCCTGGCTGGGCGGCCTTGGCCTGGCGCCCTACGCTGCGGCCCAGTTCACCACGTTCGATCTGCCTGCCTACGTAGAGTCGGCGCTGGCGGGCACGCCGGTGTTTGCGCTCGCCTATGGCTCGAAGAGCGTCACCGACAGCCGCAGCGAGCTCGGGTTTCGCAGCGACAAATCGTATGCCCTGGCTGGTGCGATGCTGACGCTGCGCGGCCGGCTAGCCTGGGCGCATGATTTCAACACCGACCGCGCGGCCACCGCGACATTTCAAGCCTTGCCGGGTGCGAGCTTCGTCGTCAACGGCGCCGCCCAGCCGCGGGATTCCGCGCTGACCAGTGCATCGGCCGAGGTACGGTGGACGAACGGCTGGTCCGCCGCCGCAACGTTCGAAGGCGAATTCGCGGATGCAATGCGCAGCTATGCTGGCAAGGGCGTGGTCCGCTACTCTTGGTAG
- a CDS encoding response regulator: MPRVLVVDDDPMVGATIEVLLQRQGFDVTLADGGETGLAALETQAFEVMLVDIFMPHMRGFESIRIFHERAPATPLIAMSGYAFASSASPSPDFLRMALELGATRCLRKPFTPDALLTAIRECLTGESAQPKDKKEAP, encoded by the coding sequence ATGCCGCGTGTTCTCGTGGTTGATGACGATCCGATGGTCGGCGCGACCATCGAGGTCCTCCTCCAACGTCAGGGCTTCGACGTCACGCTGGCCGATGGCGGTGAAACAGGACTGGCTGCGCTGGAAACGCAGGCCTTTGAGGTGATGCTGGTTGACATCTTCATGCCGCATATGCGCGGCTTCGAGTCCATCCGCATCTTCCATGAGCGCGCGCCGGCTACTCCGCTGATCGCGATGTCCGGTTACGCCTTCGCGTCATCCGCCTCGCCCTCTCCCGATTTCCTCCGCATGGCGCTGGAGCTCGGCGCAACACGCTGCCTGCGCAAGCCGTTCACGCCCGACGCGTTGCTGACCGCCATCCGGGAATGCCTTACGGGCGAGAGCGCGCAACCGAAGGACAAGAAAGAAGCCCCTTGA
- a CDS encoding CHASE3 domain-containing protein — protein MIPTQRVILGAGLAILLIITAASIALDVKSRSDAAWINQTVQVQKKISDLRVLLRRSESAARGYELYRSQGFNDEFQAVRAEITPALADLKRGVRDAPDQVALLEATEPLALRRIEIAADAMRMRAENDLAGIAALQGRAEGRGLMDTVMRNLDQLSAGEERLLKARSQDSRRTGIVLLGIDVAGAVLILLLVALVMRESQRATGELQSTLTETTAAKEALAAAVAERTEHLVTAHDELRLSVNVLQSTFHSMAEAVLVIDTDGNVLLSNPAAERMLLHRTGMNLRNLRALSDVYHGDGVTPLKSDELPSVRVLRGEQFEDLEMIVRPHSGDLARHLMISGRPMRDGHGNISGAVLVYHDATASRETERQLYQSQKLDAIGKLTGGVAHDFNNMLTVISGNTETLVESLKGQPELQRTARLIDDAAERCAELIQHLLAFARRQPLEPRNVEINAAVADIAKLLRPTLGEQIQIETVLEPGRMTAHIDPSRLTNAVLNMAINARDAMPNGGKLLLETHRVVLDEAYAQANADVTAGPYVMLAVSDTGTGMSVETQQKAFEPFFTTKEVGKGSGLGLSMVYGFVKQSGGHIKIYSEEGHGTTIKLYLPPGEGTTDVAAAVAPQAEGGAETIFVVEDDNLVRNFVTAQLQSLGYKTVAASDGPSALELIDAGEPFDLLFTDVVIPGGMSGRVLAEEVARRRPGVKVLYTSGYTDNAIVHHGKLDDGVLLLTKPYRRNQLAEMIRKALG, from the coding sequence TTGATTCCAACGCAGCGCGTCATTCTCGGTGCCGGACTTGCCATCCTCCTGATCATCACGGCAGCCTCGATCGCCCTCGACGTCAAGTCGCGGTCCGATGCGGCGTGGATCAATCAGACCGTCCAGGTGCAGAAGAAGATCTCCGACCTGCGTGTGCTGCTGCGCCGCTCCGAGAGTGCCGCGCGTGGCTACGAGCTCTACCGAAGCCAGGGCTTCAACGACGAGTTCCAGGCGGTGCGTGCCGAAATCACGCCGGCGCTGGCCGATCTCAAGCGCGGCGTGCGCGACGCTCCCGATCAGGTCGCGCTGTTGGAGGCCACCGAGCCGCTGGCGCTGCGCCGGATCGAGATTGCCGCCGACGCGATGCGGATGCGCGCCGAGAACGACCTGGCCGGCATCGCCGCGCTCCAGGGCAGGGCCGAGGGCCGCGGCCTCATGGACACGGTGATGCGCAATCTCGACCAGTTGAGCGCGGGGGAAGAACGCCTGCTCAAGGCGCGCTCCCAGGATTCGCGCCGCACCGGCATCGTGCTGCTCGGCATCGACGTTGCGGGCGCTGTGCTGATCCTGCTCCTCGTCGCGCTGGTCATGCGCGAGAGCCAGCGCGCGACGGGGGAGCTCCAGAGCACGCTGACCGAGACCACGGCCGCCAAGGAAGCCCTCGCCGCCGCGGTAGCCGAGCGCACGGAGCATCTGGTCACCGCGCATGACGAGTTGCGTTTGTCGGTCAACGTGTTGCAAAGCACGTTTCACAGCATGGCGGAGGCGGTGCTGGTGATCGATACCGACGGCAATGTCCTGCTATCCAACCCGGCCGCCGAGCGCATGCTGCTGCATCGCACCGGGATGAATTTGCGCAATTTGCGCGCGCTGTCCGACGTCTATCACGGCGACGGCGTCACGCCGCTGAAATCGGACGAGCTGCCCTCGGTGCGCGTGCTGCGCGGCGAGCAATTCGAAGACCTCGAGATGATCGTCCGCCCGCACAGCGGCGATCTTGCCCGCCATCTCATGATCAGCGGCCGGCCGATGCGAGATGGGCACGGCAACATCTCCGGCGCGGTTCTGGTCTATCACGACGCAACAGCCTCGCGGGAGACCGAGCGGCAGCTTTACCAGTCGCAGAAGCTGGACGCCATCGGCAAGCTGACCGGCGGGGTCGCGCACGACTTCAACAACATGCTGACCGTCATCTCCGGCAACACGGAGACGCTGGTGGAGAGCCTGAAGGGCCAGCCCGAGCTCCAGCGCACGGCGCGCCTGATCGACGACGCCGCCGAGCGCTGCGCCGAGCTGATCCAGCATCTGCTCGCCTTTGCGCGCCGTCAGCCGCTCGAGCCGCGCAACGTCGAGATCAACGCCGCGGTGGCGGACATCGCAAAGCTCCTGCGCCCGACCCTCGGCGAGCAGATCCAGATCGAGACCGTGCTCGAACCGGGCCGGATGACCGCCCACATCGATCCGTCCCGGCTCACCAATGCCGTGCTCAACATGGCCATCAACGCGCGCGACGCCATGCCGAACGGCGGCAAGCTGCTGCTGGAAACCCACCGCGTCGTGCTGGACGAGGCCTATGCACAGGCCAATGCCGACGTGACAGCCGGGCCTTACGTGATGCTCGCGGTCAGCGACACCGGCACCGGCATGTCGGTAGAAACCCAGCAAAAGGCGTTCGAGCCGTTCTTCACCACAAAGGAGGTCGGCAAGGGCTCGGGCCTCGGGCTCTCCATGGTCTACGGCTTCGTCAAGCAGTCCGGCGGTCACATCAAGATCTACAGCGAGGAAGGCCACGGCACCACGATCAAGCTCTATCTGCCGCCGGGCGAAGGTACGACGGACGTGGCAGCGGCCGTCGCGCCGCAGGCCGAAGGCGGCGCCGAGACCATCTTCGTCGTCGAGGACGACAATCTCGTGCGCAACTTCGTCACCGCGCAGCTCCAGAGCCTGGGCTACAAAACGGTGGCGGCGTCCGATGGCCCAAGCGCGCTGGAATTGATCGATGCCGGCGAGCCGTTCGACCTGCTGTTCACCGACGTCGTCATCCCCGGCGGAATGAGCGGGCGCGTGCTCGCCGAAGAGGTGGCCAGGCGCCGGCCCGGCGTGAAGGTGCTCTATACCTCCGGCTACACGGACAACGCCATCGTCCACCACGGCAAGCTGGATGACGGCGTGCTGCTGCTGACGAAACCCTACCGGAGAAACCAGCTCGCCGAGATGATCCGGAAGGCGCTGGGCTAG
- a CDS encoding DMT family transporter translates to MLDSTRRDARARIAPAGLMFLAITSIGWGFNWPVTKFLLSELPPLTLRGVTGVLGAVLLALLAVMRRQSLKVDPAIWPRLITAAALNVTGWMVLMGLALLWLPASEAALIAYTMPVWASIIAWPVLGERPTLIRTLGLVMAFVGLASIMGGNGITASVEKLPGIIMALAGAFGFAVGTVFSKKYPIHLPPITAAAWQIGIGCLPISIIGLLVETTHLSNVTPLGWWLLVYSTVVQFCIAYVSWFAALARLPASVAAIGTMAVPVIGVVASAIALHEPLGPGQIAALIFTLAAVVLATR, encoded by the coding sequence ATGCTTGATTCGACCCGCCGGGATGCGCGAGCGCGCATCGCCCCGGCCGGCCTGATGTTCCTCGCGATCACCTCGATCGGCTGGGGCTTCAACTGGCCGGTGACCAAATTCCTGCTCTCCGAGCTGCCGCCGCTGACGCTCCGTGGCGTCACCGGGGTGCTGGGCGCGGTGCTGCTGGCACTGCTCGCGGTCATGCGCCGGCAGAGCCTGAAGGTCGACCCGGCGATCTGGCCGCGCCTCATCACCGCCGCCGCGCTCAACGTCACCGGCTGGATGGTGCTGATGGGCCTGGCGCTGCTCTGGCTGCCGGCGAGCGAGGCGGCGCTGATCGCCTACACCATGCCCGTCTGGGCCTCGATCATCGCCTGGCCGGTGCTGGGCGAGCGGCCGACGCTGATCCGCACGCTCGGGCTCGTCATGGCCTTTGTCGGGCTCGCCTCGATCATGGGCGGCAACGGCATCACCGCCAGCGTCGAGAAGCTGCCTGGAATCATCATGGCGCTCGCCGGCGCGTTCGGCTTTGCCGTCGGCACGGTGTTCTCCAAGAAGTACCCGATCCATCTGCCGCCGATCACCGCCGCGGCCTGGCAGATCGGGATCGGCTGCCTGCCGATCTCGATCATCGGCCTCTTGGTCGAGACCACGCATCTGTCGAACGTGACGCCGCTCGGCTGGTGGCTGCTGGTCTATTCGACGGTGGTGCAGTTCTGCATCGCCTATGTGAGCTGGTTCGCCGCGCTGGCGCGGCTGCCGGCCTCGGTGGCCGCGATCGGGACGATGGCGGTGCCGGTCATCGGCGTCGTCGCCTCGGCCATCGCGCTGCACGAGCCGCTCGGGCCGGGACAGATCGCGGCGCTGATCTTCACGCTGGCGGCGGTGGTGCTGGCGACGCGGTAG